A window of Pirellula sp. SH-Sr6A contains these coding sequences:
- the truB gene encoding tRNA pseudouridine(55) synthase TruB has protein sequence MFGLLPLYKPSGPTSRDCVNQVQRLIKPVKVGHAGTLDPIASGVLLLLVGNAVRLTDEYHELDKEYIGSFQLGRTSPSTDTETPCTLLPTAPSFTREDLNSVLPQFLGEIEQIPPTYSAVRIDGERAYDLARSGKTVEMPSRMVTISCIEVLSLSVETDSTPTMTLRVVCGTGTYIRSLGRDIARALGSDAVMSSLERTRVGSYSSANAIGADTLANRQDIANALVSPQWGLGQLPHVTLDDDILNRFRMGQKLDWTDTPELPLASKVLASDSQGRLRAVLRFVPRDSMEGEPKDVGLWRTEKFFND, from the coding sequence ATGTTTGGACTGCTTCCTCTTTACAAACCGAGCGGTCCCACAAGCCGAGACTGCGTGAATCAGGTCCAACGCCTGATCAAGCCCGTGAAAGTAGGGCATGCAGGGACGTTGGATCCCATCGCATCCGGAGTCCTCCTCCTGCTAGTCGGCAACGCAGTACGGCTAACCGATGAATATCACGAATTGGACAAAGAGTACATTGGCTCGTTTCAACTCGGCCGCACCAGTCCGTCGACGGATACCGAAACGCCTTGCACGCTCCTACCCACCGCTCCGAGTTTCACGCGAGAAGACCTAAACTCGGTGCTACCTCAGTTCCTTGGCGAGATCGAGCAGATTCCGCCGACCTACTCTGCCGTGCGAATCGATGGGGAGCGTGCCTACGATTTGGCCCGTAGTGGAAAGACAGTCGAGATGCCATCCCGAATGGTCACTATCTCGTGTATTGAAGTTCTCTCGCTCTCGGTGGAAACCGATTCGACTCCGACGATGACGCTTCGGGTCGTCTGCGGGACAGGAACTTATATCCGTTCTCTAGGGCGGGACATTGCTCGAGCGCTCGGAAGCGATGCCGTGATGAGCTCGCTCGAGAGGACTCGCGTCGGGTCTTATTCTTCAGCGAATGCCATTGGTGCGGACACACTAGCGAATCGGCAAGATATCGCGAACGCTCTCGTATCTCCTCAATGGGGACTCGGGCAGCTACCGCACGTAACACTCGACGACGATATATTGAATCGATTTCGGATGGGGCAAAAATTGGACTGGACTGATACCCCGGAATTGCCCCTTGCTTCCAAGGTTCTGGCGAGCGATTCCCAAGGGCGTTTGCGGGCCGTGCTTCGCTTCGTGCCACGTGACTCTATGGAAGGCGAACCCAAGGACGTTGGGCTTTGGCGAACGGAGAAATTCTTCAACGATTGA
- a CDS encoding ExbD/TolR family protein has product MKFRGRRSNEKVELQLTSMIDVIFLLLIFFIMTFKIVAQEGDFNIRMPLGGGSGSPDNTSIPIKLRLRANADGELADIVINDQQSFGSDFGKLREFILQLTGGIAPPSPEEGPEVEIDLDYSLRYVYVVQAITAVTGQKQGDNVTRLVERIKFAPPRKPQP; this is encoded by the coding sequence ATGAAATTTCGAGGCAGACGCTCCAACGAGAAGGTGGAATTGCAGCTCACGTCCATGATCGACGTGATTTTCTTGCTTCTCATCTTCTTCATTATGACCTTCAAGATCGTTGCACAAGAAGGTGACTTTAACATCCGGATGCCCCTGGGGGGCGGTTCGGGTTCTCCCGACAACACGAGCATTCCGATCAAACTAAGACTGCGAGCCAACGCCGATGGGGAACTTGCGGATATTGTTATCAATGATCAACAATCCTTCGGATCCGATTTCGGAAAGCTGCGTGAGTTCATCCTCCAACTGACCGGGGGAATTGCCCCACCTAGCCCCGAAGAGGGGCCCGAGGTTGAAATCGACCTTGATTATAGCCTTCGATACGTTTACGTCGTCCAAGCGATCACAGCCGTGACCGGTCAAAAGCAGGGAGATAATGTGACTCGGTTGGTGGAACGGATCAAGTTCGCTCCGCCGCGAAAACCTCAGCCTTGA
- a CDS encoding ExbD/TolR family protein: MKFKQRFEAKAAEMDMTSMIDMVFQLIIFFMVLINFSQDDQNDKIKLPTSELAKPADAPLKNSIYIHLGANSAVYMGSNTATVESLAPLLRTEITVLEGNGESAKTANLIIRADQSTPGGVLQDLIKRCQELGFEQFTLRVKEQD; this comes from the coding sequence ATGAAATTCAAACAGCGATTCGAGGCGAAAGCGGCCGAAATGGATATGACGTCCATGATCGACATGGTCTTTCAGCTCATTATCTTTTTCATGGTGCTGATCAACTTTTCCCAAGACGATCAGAATGACAAAATCAAGCTCCCCACCAGCGAGCTTGCAAAACCAGCTGACGCACCCCTGAAGAATTCAATCTATATCCACTTAGGTGCGAATTCCGCCGTCTACATGGGTTCCAATACCGCGACGGTGGAGTCGCTCGCGCCTCTGCTCCGCACCGAGATCACGGTACTCGAGGGGAATGGCGAATCGGCAAAGACAGCCAACCTGATCATCCGAGCGGATCAAAGCACTCCCGGTGGTGTCCTCCAAGATTTGATCAAACGATGTCAAGAGCTTGGTTTTGAACAGTTCACCCTGCGGGTCAAGGAGCAAGACTGA
- a CDS encoding MotA/TolQ/ExbB proton channel family protein, giving the protein MRFASFRSSFAAWARITLPCAVSWFLMTGALYAQEPAAPAQQNMLVKTWVALGASYAITFLIMSIILVALVVRAILAVQKSNFIPDDLVQGIEASLAEKNAQAAVDLVQADDSFLGQVLTAGLGKLQKGKEEAYEAMQIIGEAEIMKLEHLLGYLALIGNIAPMVGLLGTVQGMVTSFGKIAASAQTPKPNELAGGIEQALYTTLVGLLLAIPAITVYNILRNRVQRNTLLAGVQSEDLLEKFMPFVK; this is encoded by the coding sequence ATGCGTTTTGCTTCCTTCCGTTCGAGTTTCGCAGCCTGGGCACGCATCACTTTGCCATGCGCCGTGAGTTGGTTCCTGATGACGGGAGCCCTCTATGCTCAGGAACCTGCAGCTCCCGCTCAGCAGAACATGCTCGTTAAGACGTGGGTGGCCCTCGGTGCCTCGTACGCCATCACCTTTTTGATCATGTCGATCATCTTGGTTGCGTTGGTGGTCCGAGCCATCCTCGCAGTACAAAAGAGCAATTTCATTCCCGATGACTTGGTCCAAGGCATCGAAGCCAGCTTGGCAGAGAAGAACGCTCAGGCCGCCGTCGACTTGGTGCAAGCCGACGACAGTTTCCTTGGACAAGTTCTGACCGCAGGGTTGGGGAAATTGCAAAAAGGAAAGGAAGAAGCCTACGAAGCCATGCAGATCATCGGCGAAGCGGAGATCATGAAGCTGGAGCATCTGCTAGGCTATCTGGCCCTCATTGGAAACATCGCCCCCATGGTGGGACTGCTCGGGACCGTGCAAGGGATGGTGACGTCGTTCGGAAAAATTGCTGCGAGCGCCCAAACCCCCAAACCCAATGAATTGGCGGGTGGGATCGAGCAAGCCCTCTACACGACGCTCGTGGGACTTTTGTTGGCAATTCCCGCGATCACCGTTTACAACATCCTCCGAAATCGAGTGCAGCGCAACACGCTCCTTGCCGGCGTCCAATCGGAAGACCTGCTTGAAAAGTTTATGCCCTTTGTGAAGTAA
- a CDS encoding tetratricopeptide repeat protein produces MFSSLIHRAIPLSGRTIWTSLAIVLVSVSSATAQDRDRVFPTKGGAAATGRITERTRDKIVLESNRGTTQSFDTIDVERVVYDGEPQTLSRAKDSIVQGQFDQAETEIADVAASALKTDAMKEDFAFYKAYLAAAQAMRGKGDLVNATKLLLDWAKTYPSSPNFYAASETLGNLAIALGVPNQASRYYGAVAGAPFPELKLRGGYLQGKALLLQGEVDEARSKLAAVTQASVSDAAMLKVQKMAAIGLIQCDAAQGKGKDAVASLEKMVDDGDSSDAELFAALFNSLGAIYASQNNHQEAILSFLKTHLLYSTQADAHAEALYNLSVLWNKLGEPLRAADAKSELVKLYPNSSWAKK; encoded by the coding sequence ATGTTTTCTTCATTGATCCATCGTGCGATACCCCTCTCCGGCCGAACGATTTGGACCTCGCTCGCTATCGTATTGGTTTCAGTATCGAGCGCTACGGCGCAAGATCGAGACCGCGTCTTCCCTACTAAAGGTGGCGCTGCGGCTACGGGACGCATCACCGAGCGAACACGGGATAAGATCGTGTTGGAGTCCAATCGCGGAACGACGCAATCGTTTGATACCATCGACGTCGAACGGGTCGTTTACGATGGGGAACCCCAGACGCTTTCGCGAGCGAAGGACAGTATTGTTCAAGGCCAATTCGATCAAGCGGAAACAGAAATTGCCGACGTGGCAGCTTCGGCTTTGAAAACCGATGCCATGAAAGAGGACTTCGCTTTTTACAAAGCTTATCTCGCTGCAGCCCAAGCCATGCGCGGCAAGGGGGATTTGGTGAACGCCACCAAGTTGCTTTTGGACTGGGCGAAAACCTATCCGAGTTCCCCGAACTTTTATGCCGCGTCCGAAACTCTAGGTAATTTGGCTATCGCTCTGGGAGTGCCTAACCAAGCCTCTCGATACTATGGTGCTGTCGCCGGTGCTCCTTTCCCCGAGCTCAAATTGAGAGGGGGATACCTGCAAGGTAAAGCATTGCTTCTCCAAGGGGAGGTCGACGAAGCCCGCAGCAAGTTGGCAGCAGTGACACAAGCGAGTGTCTCGGATGCCGCGATGCTCAAGGTTCAGAAGATGGCCGCAATAGGATTGATCCAATGCGACGCCGCGCAGGGGAAAGGGAAGGACGCAGTTGCTTCGCTAGAAAAAATGGTCGATGACGGAGATTCCTCGGATGCCGAATTATTTGCCGCCTTGTTCAATAGCCTGGGGGCAATCTATGCAAGCCAGAATAACCATCAAGAAGCGATCCTTTCCTTCCTAAAAACCCACTTGCTTTACTCCACCCAAGCCGATGCCCATGCCGAAGCACTGTACAATTTATCGGTGCTCTGGAACAAACTGGGGGAACCCCTTCGTGCAGCCGATGCCAAATCCGAATTGGTCAAGCTGTACCCGAATTCCTCGTGGGCCAAAAAGTAA
- the larC gene encoding nickel pincer cofactor biosynthesis protein LarC produces the protein MRIAYFDCHSGISGDMTLAALLDAGASLKSVQEVVHSMGLPEVSIRSEAATRKGFRGQHLVIEHPKEHAHRNLLDILALIRRATMSKNAAEIAHRLFERLARVEAKVHGTTIDQVYFHEVGAIDSIVDMVGVAVAWDELDIQKAVASPVPTGSGTVKISHGVVPLPAPATAELLRDIPIAPCGLPFEMTTPTGAVLLAELVSEYGPIPAMQVNRIGYGAGSREVPDRPNLLRILIGHAIPTRPASEDMDMVWVLETNLDDVSGERIGFAIEAAWRTGALDVFTTPIQMKKQRPGVMLTVLCRREDRQALESELFRHTGTLGIRVRKQARLVLPRASIGVGTPWGLVRGKVSKLPTGEVDFSPEYDDCCWIAKERCIRLQDVVEEVSRCYRAEESLQHEYPLPPEQQELPADSSLPSIASPTHPAASLNLELQQAAMEDQDRSATDRDTFYRWDSAPWPRDEDRDLP, from the coding sequence ATGCGAATAGCTTACTTCGATTGCCACAGCGGTATCAGTGGCGATATGACCTTGGCAGCGCTTCTGGACGCCGGTGCATCGCTCAAGTCGGTGCAGGAAGTTGTTCATTCTATGGGGCTTCCCGAAGTATCGATTCGATCGGAGGCTGCAACTCGCAAAGGATTTCGCGGTCAGCATTTGGTCATCGAACATCCCAAGGAGCATGCGCATCGCAATTTGCTCGATATCCTTGCTTTGATCCGGCGCGCGACGATGAGCAAGAACGCGGCCGAAATCGCCCATCGACTCTTCGAGCGACTTGCCAGAGTCGAAGCCAAGGTACACGGGACAACGATCGATCAAGTTTACTTTCACGAAGTAGGTGCGATCGATTCGATTGTCGATATGGTCGGCGTGGCCGTCGCGTGGGACGAACTCGACATCCAGAAGGCCGTTGCCTCCCCGGTTCCAACAGGAAGCGGGACGGTAAAGATCTCCCATGGCGTGGTGCCCTTACCAGCTCCTGCAACGGCGGAGTTGCTCCGAGACATTCCGATTGCTCCATGCGGGCTCCCCTTCGAAATGACAACCCCGACCGGGGCTGTTCTTCTCGCGGAATTGGTTTCCGAATATGGTCCGATACCGGCGATGCAGGTCAACCGCATCGGATATGGTGCCGGAAGCCGAGAGGTCCCCGATCGCCCCAATCTGCTCCGAATCCTCATAGGTCATGCGATTCCGACTCGCCCCGCTTCGGAAGATATGGATATGGTGTGGGTCTTGGAGACAAATCTCGACGATGTGAGTGGGGAACGGATCGGATTCGCCATCGAAGCTGCTTGGAGAACCGGGGCTCTCGACGTATTCACGACCCCGATCCAAATGAAGAAGCAGCGTCCAGGTGTCATGCTAACCGTTCTTTGCCGGCGTGAAGACCGCCAAGCGTTGGAGTCGGAGTTGTTCCGACACACCGGCACCTTGGGAATCCGTGTACGCAAGCAAGCGCGGTTGGTGCTTCCCCGCGCATCGATCGGCGTCGGTACACCGTGGGGCCTGGTGCGAGGCAAAGTGTCCAAACTCCCGACAGGGGAAGTCGATTTCTCCCCCGAGTACGACGACTGCTGTTGGATAGCGAAGGAGCGCTGCATACGATTGCAAGATGTCGTGGAGGAAGTGAGCCGCTGCTATCGCGCGGAGGAATCGCTGCAACACGAGTATCCCCTGCCACCCGAACAACAAGAGTTACCAGCGGATTCGTCCCTACCCTCCATCGCATCTCCTACGCATCCAGCCGCGTCGCTGAATCTCGAATTGCAGCAAGCGGCGATGGAGGACCAAGATCGCTCGGCGACCGATCGAGACACCTTTTATCGATGGGACAGCGCCCCATGGCCACGCGATGAAGACAGGGACTTGCCCTGA
- a CDS encoding dihydrodipicolinate synthase family protein: MSIHHIPLHGLVAATHTPFRSNGDLHLEVVEKQAAHLEANCVPFVFIGGTTGECHSLSVDERLALAKRWMEVVRGTSLQVVVHVGGNCLTDACTLAQQAQELGAVAVAAFSPSYFKPNSVDTLVQCMGQIARSAPQLPFYFYDIPSMTGVQLSMTSFMEKASDSIPNLVGLKFTNSDLMMYQELLHHPRGPWDIPFGCDEALLAALSLGAKGAVGSTYNFAAPIYHRLHAAFQRGDFEAARLEQYRSVLLVRKLFSVSYVASAKEVMDMVGVPIGPPRLPCNPICDATKKQLRSDLESMGFLDWIQR, translated from the coding sequence ATGTCAATTCACCACATTCCTTTGCATGGTCTTGTCGCTGCCACCCATACCCCGTTTCGCTCCAACGGCGATCTTCATTTGGAGGTCGTCGAGAAGCAAGCGGCCCATTTGGAAGCGAATTGCGTCCCTTTTGTATTCATAGGCGGAACAACAGGGGAATGCCATTCGCTTTCCGTGGACGAACGACTCGCCTTGGCCAAACGCTGGATGGAGGTCGTGCGCGGCACCTCGCTCCAAGTGGTGGTCCATGTGGGAGGGAACTGTCTAACCGATGCGTGCACCTTAGCCCAGCAAGCTCAGGAACTCGGGGCAGTCGCTGTCGCGGCCTTCAGCCCGAGCTACTTCAAGCCGAATTCCGTCGATACGCTGGTTCAGTGCATGGGACAGATCGCCAGATCGGCCCCCCAGCTACCATTCTATTTCTACGACATTCCATCCATGACCGGCGTTCAACTTTCGATGACTTCGTTCATGGAAAAAGCCTCCGATTCCATTCCGAACTTGGTCGGACTCAAGTTCACCAACTCCGATTTGATGATGTATCAAGAGCTACTGCACCATCCGCGCGGCCCATGGGACATCCCCTTCGGTTGCGATGAGGCGTTGCTCGCAGCACTAAGCCTCGGCGCAAAGGGGGCTGTCGGGAGCACTTATAACTTCGCCGCTCCCATCTACCATCGCCTGCACGCCGCCTTCCAACGCGGTGATTTCGAAGCAGCGAGACTCGAGCAATACCGCAGCGTTCTGTTGGTGCGGAAGCTTTTCAGCGTAAGTTACGTCGCGTCGGCCAAAGAGGTTATGGACATGGTTGGCGTCCCAATTGGCCCCCCGCGACTCCCTTGCAACCCGATCTGCGACGCTACGAAAAAACAGTTGCGAAGCGATCTCGAGTCCATGGGGTTCCTTGACTGGATCCAACGCTAA
- a CDS encoding AIM24 family protein: MLTIRCPHCTKAYRLAPEHLGKSVRCQDCSQVFEAIQETSSLPTAPLNTSPPSISPPPSSHAGQAAFPVSRSFQSPSGKQGVSDQIDYTIHGDDSQFVEVTLDPGETVIAESGAMMYMTSGIEMQTVFGDPSSSSGGFWNKVVSAGKRVLTGESLFMTTFTNNNPRSREHIAFAAPTIGRITPMHLDQMGGEIICQKGAFLCGAKGLQVSIAFQKKIGVGLFGGEGFIMQRIRGDGIALVHAGGAMVHRVLAPGERIRLDTGCLMALGPTVEYDVQFVGGFKNTLFGGEGLFMATVTGPGPIWLQSLPFSRLASSIVSAARGTSKHAEEGSVLGGLGLGSLLMGNQE, encoded by the coding sequence ATGCTCACAATCCGCTGCCCTCATTGCACCAAAGCCTATCGGCTCGCTCCGGAACATCTTGGCAAATCGGTTCGCTGTCAGGATTGCTCCCAGGTTTTCGAAGCGATTCAAGAAACATCTTCATTGCCGACTGCGCCGCTGAACACTTCCCCTCCCTCGATTTCGCCCCCCCCATCGTCGCATGCAGGGCAGGCGGCTTTCCCAGTCAGCCGTTCGTTTCAGTCCCCCTCGGGAAAGCAAGGGGTTTCGGACCAGATCGATTACACCATTCACGGGGACGACTCCCAATTTGTGGAAGTGACGCTCGACCCGGGCGAAACGGTCATTGCGGAGTCTGGTGCCATGATGTACATGACGTCGGGCATTGAAATGCAAACTGTTTTTGGAGATCCATCGAGCAGCAGTGGTGGCTTTTGGAACAAAGTGGTCTCTGCCGGGAAGCGAGTCCTCACGGGCGAGTCGCTGTTTATGACCACTTTCACGAACAACAACCCCAGAAGTCGGGAGCATATCGCGTTTGCAGCTCCGACGATTGGTCGGATCACACCGATGCACTTGGATCAGATGGGTGGGGAGATCATTTGCCAAAAGGGCGCGTTCCTTTGCGGAGCGAAGGGGCTTCAAGTCTCAATCGCCTTCCAAAAGAAGATAGGTGTGGGACTCTTTGGCGGCGAAGGATTTATCATGCAGCGCATCCGCGGTGACGGTATCGCGCTGGTCCACGCAGGGGGGGCAATGGTGCATCGCGTCTTAGCACCGGGCGAGCGGATCCGACTCGACACGGGGTGCTTGATGGCGCTCGGGCCCACCGTCGAGTACGACGTGCAGTTTGTCGGAGGTTTTAAAAACACCCTTTTCGGTGGAGAGGGTCTGTTCATGGCGACCGTGACAGGCCCGGGTCCCATTTGGCTCCAGAGTCTTCCCTTTTCCCGACTGGCCTCCAGCATTGTTTCCGCCGCGCGGGGTACCAGCAAACATGCCGAAGAAGGCTCCGTACTCGGAGGCCTCGGACTCGGCAGCCTACTCATGGGTAATCAAGAATAA
- the polX gene encoding DNA polymerase/3'-5' exonuclease PolX, whose product MISNVEIANLFEEMADLLELSGENAFRIRAYRNGAKAIAEMSDSAATWVREERDLTSVEGIGETLAEKTKVIVETGHLPQLEKLRAAVPASLRSIMAIPGLGAKKAMKLFQELGVQDLAGLRSACESGLVANLKGFGEKTQTSILANMQIAEKAATRILSDAAETLVQHIRKHMSQCPTLERIEFAGSYRRGKESVGDLDVLVTSVDPTAVMDHFGKLSMIHEVIQRGDTKMSVRVQDSFQVDLRVVDDASWGAALQYFTGSKEHNVRIRSMAKAKRYKINEYGVFTTADGAHRVAGANEEEIYRLLDLPWIPPELREDRLEFEPDSNKTIQQLIELGDVRGDLHMHTHATDGENSIEEMVEAAKQRGLCYIAITDHSKRVSMARGLDENRLREQWKTIDAINRNSDGTFWIFKGVECDILENGKMDLADDCLAEADWVIGSIHYGQKQPRAQITERILNAIHHPHVHMIGHPTGRLIGRREPYDVDLEQVMSAAVEKGKVLELNANPHRLDLNDLHTTTAVRLGITIAIDTDAHSTQSLDLMKFGVRQARRAGVRASQVLNTLSLSDIRPRLGVR is encoded by the coding sequence ATGATTTCAAACGTCGAAATTGCGAATCTCTTTGAAGAAATGGCGGACTTGCTCGAGCTATCTGGCGAGAATGCATTTCGCATCCGAGCCTACCGCAATGGGGCCAAGGCCATCGCCGAAATGTCCGACAGCGCTGCGACCTGGGTCCGCGAGGAAAGAGATCTCACGAGCGTAGAAGGGATCGGGGAAACGTTGGCCGAAAAGACGAAGGTCATCGTCGAGACAGGACATTTACCTCAACTCGAAAAACTGCGAGCCGCCGTCCCTGCATCGTTGCGGTCTATCATGGCGATCCCTGGACTGGGGGCCAAAAAAGCGATGAAGCTCTTCCAAGAGCTGGGCGTTCAAGATCTCGCAGGGCTCCGATCCGCGTGCGAATCCGGCTTGGTCGCTAACCTCAAAGGATTCGGCGAGAAAACGCAAACCAGTATCCTTGCGAACATGCAAATCGCCGAGAAAGCCGCAACCCGGATCTTGTCCGATGCAGCGGAGACTCTCGTTCAGCACATTCGCAAGCACATGTCGCAGTGCCCGACGCTGGAGCGAATCGAGTTCGCCGGAAGCTACCGACGGGGTAAGGAATCGGTCGGCGATCTCGATGTGTTGGTCACCAGCGTCGATCCTACTGCGGTGATGGATCACTTCGGAAAACTCTCCATGATCCACGAAGTCATCCAGCGAGGCGACACAAAGATGAGCGTACGTGTCCAGGATTCCTTTCAAGTCGATTTGAGGGTTGTCGACGATGCGAGCTGGGGTGCTGCCCTTCAGTACTTCACCGGCAGCAAAGAGCACAATGTTCGCATTCGGTCCATGGCAAAAGCGAAGCGGTACAAGATCAACGAGTATGGTGTTTTCACTACGGCAGATGGAGCACATCGTGTCGCGGGCGCGAACGAAGAGGAAATCTATCGGTTGCTCGATCTGCCCTGGATCCCCCCCGAGTTGCGTGAAGACCGTTTGGAGTTTGAGCCTGATAGCAACAAAACGATTCAGCAACTGATCGAGCTTGGAGACGTTCGCGGGGATCTACACATGCACACCCATGCGACCGACGGCGAAAACTCGATCGAAGAGATGGTAGAGGCGGCCAAGCAACGAGGGCTTTGTTACATCGCGATCACCGATCACTCGAAACGGGTTAGCATGGCTAGGGGCTTGGATGAAAATCGCTTGCGTGAGCAATGGAAGACAATCGATGCTATCAACCGAAACTCAGACGGCACTTTCTGGATCTTCAAAGGAGTCGAATGCGACATACTCGAGAACGGGAAAATGGATTTGGCCGACGACTGCCTCGCAGAGGCGGATTGGGTGATCGGCAGTATTCATTACGGGCAAAAGCAACCTCGAGCCCAAATCACCGAACGGATTCTCAATGCGATTCATCACCCGCATGTCCATATGATTGGACACCCAACAGGTAGGCTGATTGGCAGACGCGAGCCCTACGACGTGGATTTGGAGCAAGTCATGTCGGCCGCTGTCGAAAAAGGAAAAGTGCTTGAACTCAACGCCAATCCCCATCGACTCGATTTGAACGATCTCCACACGACCACCGCTGTGAGACTAGGGATCACGATCGCCATCGATACCGATGCGCACTCTACCCAGAGCTTGGATTTGATGAAATTCGGAGTGCGCCAAGCTCGTCGCGCTGGAGTGAGGGCATCGCAAGTGCTCAATACCCTTTCCCTTTCCGATATTCGACCGCGTCTAGGAGTTCGGTGA
- the nadD gene encoding nicotinate (nicotinamide) nucleotide adenylyltransferase: MQRIGMFGGSFDPIHIAHLILAECCREALELEQVLFIPAFISPLKQDSHPIDAKHRVEMIRLAIGGNPAFRIDTRELDRGGVSYTIDTVRDLRQEYPNAELVLLMGADSVRDLPKWRSPGELLELVSIGAISRGGLGEPPWESIRGLVNEERWLQLQKRIDAPQLELSSGSLRQRIASGQSIRYQVPAPVEMYIQQHQLYFNAAKQYSRRL; this comes from the coding sequence ATGCAACGCATCGGTATGTTTGGTGGCTCGTTTGACCCGATTCACATCGCCCATCTCATCCTGGCGGAGTGCTGCCGAGAAGCCTTGGAATTGGAGCAAGTCCTATTCATTCCGGCGTTTATTTCCCCCCTCAAGCAAGACTCCCATCCCATCGATGCCAAACATCGTGTCGAGATGATTCGACTGGCGATAGGCGGTAATCCTGCCTTCCGTATCGACACGCGCGAGCTGGACCGAGGAGGGGTGAGTTATACGATCGATACGGTACGCGATTTGAGGCAGGAGTATCCGAATGCGGAGTTGGTTTTATTGATGGGAGCCGACTCGGTTCGAGATCTTCCAAAGTGGAGATCGCCGGGGGAATTGCTCGAGTTGGTTTCGATAGGCGCTATATCGCGTGGTGGGCTCGGTGAGCCACCGTGGGAGTCAATCCGCGGTTTGGTCAACGAGGAACGCTGGCTTCAATTGCAGAAACGAATCGATGCACCGCAGTTGGAGCTGAGCTCCGGTTCGCTGCGACAGCGGATCGCGTCAGGGCAGTCGATACGTTATCAAGTCCCTGCACCGGTTGAAATGTATATCCAACAACATCAGCTTTATTTCAATGCGGCCAAGCAGTACTCGCGGCGGTTGTGA
- a CDS encoding SAM-dependent methyltransferase — MNQPFTSPFVYAACQHGAEKILKELLCEPLGPYRLAYSQKGFVTFKSNLATPPWSRSLPDHPLIRSRGHVLERLEGELAEPMIETILQKVGELDWEHLHIWQRDIAQPGWHGFEPGRSALASFLVEKFNAALDKRGDSRRASSDHIASADTKILEVCLDEPNRWWLAAKPVQTTEDGWAGGVYAPPIPDGMISRAYLKLAEAIRWSEMPIKPGDRVVEIGSSPGGACQLLLDLGAKVTGVDPADMDERIANHPSFTHWRSRSLQVKRKEFAPFKYLICDANVAPNYTLDTIEAIVTYPTSRIEGLILTIKLSDWEHAKLIPDHLERVHSWGYSRVDARQLAHNRREYCLAALK, encoded by the coding sequence ATGAACCAACCCTTCACCAGTCCCTTTGTTTACGCAGCATGCCAGCACGGCGCCGAGAAGATCCTCAAGGAGCTGCTGTGCGAGCCGCTCGGGCCTTACCGATTGGCTTACTCGCAAAAGGGATTCGTTACGTTTAAATCGAACCTTGCTACTCCACCTTGGTCTCGTTCCCTTCCCGATCACCCCCTGATCCGTTCGCGAGGGCATGTGCTGGAACGGCTCGAAGGGGAGTTGGCCGAGCCGATGATCGAGACCATCCTGCAGAAGGTGGGCGAACTTGATTGGGAGCACCTCCACATTTGGCAGCGGGACATCGCCCAACCCGGCTGGCATGGCTTCGAACCGGGGCGATCGGCTCTGGCTTCGTTCTTGGTCGAAAAATTCAACGCAGCGCTGGACAAACGAGGGGACTCCCGGCGGGCCTCGAGCGACCATATCGCCTCTGCGGATACCAAAATTCTGGAGGTTTGCCTCGATGAACCGAATCGTTGGTGGTTGGCAGCCAAACCGGTTCAAACGACCGAAGACGGCTGGGCCGGCGGCGTCTATGCCCCGCCCATTCCCGATGGAATGATCAGCCGCGCTTATTTGAAACTGGCGGAGGCCATTCGATGGAGCGAGATGCCGATCAAGCCTGGCGATCGTGTCGTGGAAATAGGATCCTCCCCCGGAGGCGCCTGCCAACTTCTTCTCGACCTCGGCGCCAAGGTGACCGGTGTCGACCCTGCAGATATGGACGAGAGGATCGCAAACCATCCATCCTTCACGCATTGGCGTTCACGCTCGCTACAAGTGAAGCGAAAGGAGTTCGCCCCGTTCAAGTACTTGATTTGCGATGCCAACGTCGCCCCGAACTACACGCTCGATACAATCGAGGCCATCGTGACCTACCCCACCTCCCGCATCGAAGGCCTGATTCTCACGATCAAACTTTCCGACTGGGAACATGCAAAGTTGATCCCGGATCACTTGGAACGCGTCCACAGTTGGGGATACTCCCGGGTCGACGCTCGGCAATTGGCTCACAACCGCCGCGAGTACTGCTTGGCCGCATTGAAATAA